In Pseudonocardia sp. DSM 110487, the sequence GCTGCGGCCACGACGCGGGGCACCACTGGGCGACGGAGAAGGTCGAGGCGTTCCTCGCCGGGCACCTGGGGGTGGCCAGGTGATCAGCGACGAGGAATTCGAGGCCTACTGGGCCGGGGTCGACGCCGAGCTGGCCGCGCTGCCGGCGCGTCCGGTGCTGGAGCGCATCCCGCGCCGGTGCACCGCCGACTTCACCGGCTACGAGGTGCGGCTCACGAGCATCGGCCCGTACCGGATCTTCGGCTATCTGAGCGTGCCGACGGGCGACGGGCCGTTCCCGGCGCTGCTCACCACCCCGCGATACGGCAGTGTCAACAACCCGCCGCACTACAACGACCGCCTCCGGTACGTGACCCTGACGATCGCGCACCGCGGCCAGCGCACCGCCGACTCGCCGTACGCCGCCGCGTACCCGGGCCTACTGACCGACGGGATCGCCGACGCGGCCGGCTACGTCTACCGCGGGATCGTCGCCGACTGCCTGCGTGCAGCGGAGTTCCTCACCGGCCTGCCCCAGGTGGACATCTCGCGGGTGGCGGTCGTCGGCGACGACCTGGCGCTGCTCACGGCGGCCCGGCGTCCGGTGTTCGACGCGCTCCAGCTCGCCGGTGCGCTGCTCTACCGGGGCGCCGAGCAGCCCGACGCGGACTACCCGGCGGCGGAGTTCGGCGACCACCTCAGGGCGCATCCTGGTGACGCCGACGCCGACGCGGTGCGCCGGACGCTGGCGTTCTTCGACGCGGAGCGGCACGCGCCCGCGGTGACGGCGGCAACGCGCGTCGAGATCCCCGGCCCGCTGTCGGTGCTGGCGGAGCGGCTCGGCGCGGAACGGTACGTCCTGACCCACCGCGGGCAGGCTGACAACGACGCGGCGGACGCCTGGCTGGCCGGCAGGTTCGGCGTGCCGGCGCTGTCCCGCTTCAGCCGGGAGGCCGGATGACCACCATCGAGAACCGGTACGCGAACGAGGTCTACGCGGAGCTGGGCGTGCGGCCGGTCGTGAACGCCGCGGCCACGCTGACGCGGCTCGGCGGTTCGCTGGTGGCGCCGCCGGTGCTGCCCGCCATGGCCGCGGCCGCGCGGAACTTCGTCGACGTCGTCGACCTCGGGCGGGCGGTCGGACGGCGGCTGGCGGAGTCCACCCGCAACGAGGCGGCGTACGTCTCCAACGGCGCGGCGGCACTGCTGACGCTCGGCGTGACGGCGTGCATCGCCCGGTCGAAGGGCGGGGGCCTCGTCGAGGACCTGCCCTATCTGGATCGGACCGGCGAGAAGACGGTCATCATGTACCGCGACCAGCGCAACCCGTACGACTACGCGGTGCGCCAGGTCGGTGTGCGGATCGTCGAGGTCGGGCCGGAGCCCGCCGAGCTGGAGGCCGCGATCGACGGCCGCACGGCGTGCGTGCTGTGGTTCGCGGGCGCGCATTTCGCCGCAGGGGCGCTGCCGATCGAGCAGGTGGTGGAGATCGCCCACAAGGCCGGGGTCCCGGTGCTGGTCGACGCAGCGGCCCAGGTCCCGCCCGTGTCGTCGCTGTGGCACTTCACCACGGAGGTCGGCGCCGACGGCGCGATCTTCAGCGGGGGCAAGGGCCTGCGCGGCCCGCAGTCGACCGGCCTCATGGTCGGCAAGGAGTGGCTGATCGCCGCGGCAAGGGCCAACGGGGCACCCAACCACTCGCTCGGCCGCGGGATGAAGGTCGGCAAGGAGGAGCTGCTCGGGCTGCTCGCGGCTGTGGAGTGGACCCTCCAGCAGGACGAGCCGGAACTGATCGCCTCCTACGAGGCGTCGGTCGAGAAATGGATCCTCGGGCTGTCCGGGCTCGACGGGATCTCCGTCAGCCGCGGCTACCCGAGCGAGGCCGGACAGCCGCACGGCCGGGCCATCGTCGAGATCGGGCCGGATTCGGGGTGGAGCCGCGACGAGCTCATCGGGGCGCTGTGGCGCAACGACCCGGCGATCGCGGTGGCCCCGGACGGCACACGCGCCATCGCACTCAACCCGCAGACCCTGCAGCCCGGCGAGGACGAACTCGTCCTCGCCGAACTCCAACGACTGCTGCGAATGAGAACCAAGGAGGAGCTCTAGTGCCCCCGACCGGGAGTCCTGCACGTACCTCGACGGCCCAGCTTCCCGCTGGGCGCACCGGCGAACCGGCCGAGTATGTCCGATACGAGGCCGGCTCGCCGGCACACCCAGCGGAAACCTGGATCCGCCGATCCACGCACAGCACTCCCGGTCGGGGGCACTGATGTCCGACATCGACGACAGGCTGAAGGCCGCCGGTATCGAGCTGCCGACCAAGGTGGCGCGCGGCGCAGGCCTCGTGCCGTGCGTGCAGCACGGCGACCTGCTGTTCGTCTCCGGCCACGGCCCGGCCGACAACGACGGGAACCTGCTCTACAAGGGGCGGGTCGGCTCGGAGGTCAGCCTCGAGGAGGCCTACGACGCCGCCCGCGCCACCGGGGTGCAGCTGCTGCGCAGCATCCGCGACCACCTCGGCGACCTCGAACGCGTCGACCGCATCGTCAAGGCCCTGGCGTTCGTCAACAGCGCAGACGACTTCCACGAGCAGCCCGCGGTCGTCCACGGCTTCTCGGACCTGATGGTGGAGATCTTCGGCGAGCGCGGCCGGCATGCCCGCTCGGCCATCGGCACCTCGAACCTGCCGATGAACCAACCGGTGGAGATCGAGTTGATCGTGTCTGTGCGGAACTGAGGACCCGCGTGTGGTGTCAGGGTCGAGAAGGGTCCTGACCAGGACGAACGTCCCTCTCGGTCGGGGTGGCGGGATGTGAACCCATGGCCCCTCGCTCTGCTGCCCTGCTCCGCGTCTGGCCTCCCGGGGCGCGAGCCAGGAGGACGGCCGCGGCGACGGTCAGGGGTATGACTGCTCCAACCGAAATGGCGTACTCCGGTGCGGCATCTTCCATCGCCAGCCATGCCGCCAGTAGTCCGTGCAGCGCAGAGATGACGACGAGCACCACGACCGCGGTCGACCTTCCGCGCGGGACCCGGCGCACGGCATCGGAGAACACGATCCATACCGTCAGCGCTTCAAAGCCCATCCATGCGGTGTTGATGCCCACAAGGAGCATGGCGGCGAACACCGAAGGGCCTTCCATGTCCGGAGGCGGCTCGAAGTTCAGCCATGCGACGGCAAGCCACACCACGTAGCCGGTGAGGACGACAGCCGCAGCTGCCGTGCAGCACAGTCCTGCCACCAGGGTGCGGTTGCGGCCGGTCGTCGGTGGCACAGCTCGCTCCTGTCGGGCTTGTCGGCACCTGGTCGATCTCACTCGGCTCCGTGAGGCCCTGGACAGGGTCGACTGGGAGATCGGGTGAGCATCAGTTGCTACCCAACAGGCGGCCGGAGCGGTCCGGAGGATCCTCCGGACCTGCCCTGACCTGGTCGGGGTGGCGGGATTTGAACCCACGGCCCCTCGCTCCCAAAGCGAGTGCGCTACCAAGCTGCGCCACACCCCGTCGGGGGGAGTGTAAGCGGCGCCTTCGGCGTCCGGACACCGGATACCGGGTGGCTCCGAGCACAGGCAGGGTGGTCAGGTAGCCTCAGGGGCATGCGGGCGTAGCTCAATGGTAGAGCCCCAGTCTTCCAAACTGGCTACGCGGGTTCGATTCCCGTCGCCCGCTCCAAGCCGCTGACCAGCGGAAACGGCCGCCACTTCCGATCAAGGAAGTGGCGGCCGTTTCCGTTCGTGCCAGATCCGTGCCAGATCAGTCCTCCGGCGGGCCCTCCGCAGCGGCTTCCTCGCCAGCCGCGCGAGCATCTCGAATCGGCGACCCATTGCGGTGGCGGCGGGCGGTATGCACGAACTTGCGGATTGACCAGCCCGTGTGGTCCTCGACGAATCTGGACACGGCGAGCGCGGCGAACAGTGGTGGGTCATCTTCCATCGTGGCGGAGGACGTACCAGGCAGCTCAGGCCGCGGCGCGTGCGGCCAGGGGCCGGCGACGCAGGCTCAAGTCCTCGAGGGCCGGCGGCTGGTAGGCCTGGTCGAGGGCACCGACGTCGGTACCGGGCGGGACGATCTCGTCGATGCGGTCGAGCACGTCGTCGGACAGGGTGACGTCCAGTCCGGCGAGCAGGTCGTCGAGGTGGTGTTGGGTCCGTGCGCCGAGGAGTGCGCAGGTGACGCCGGGGTGGGCGATGGTGAACGCCATCGCGAGGTGGGTCATGGGCAGGCCCGCCTCGGCGGCGACGGGGACGAGCTGTTCAACGACGTCGAGCCGGCGCCCGTCCGTGAGGTGCTGGACCAGGCCGGCGCGGCGCAGGTCGTTGTGGTCGCGGCGGACGCGGCCGGTGAGTAGTCCCTGGCCGAGCGGACCCCAGACCAGGGTGCCCATGCCGAACCGTTGGGTGGTGGGTAAGACCTCGCGTTCGATGCCGCGATTGAGGATGGAGTAGACGGGCTGCTCGGTGTGGAACCGCGCGAGGCCGCGCCGCTCGGCCACCCACTGGGCCTCGACGATGTCGGAGGCGGGGGTCTGGGAGGCGCCGATCGCGCGGACCTTGCCGCTGCGGATCAGGTCGGTCAGGGCGGCGAGGGTCTCCTCGATGTCGGTGTCGGGATCGGGGCGGTGCAGCTGGTAGAGGTCGATGTGGTCGGTCCGCAGCCGCCGCAGTGAGTTCTCGACGGCGGTGACGATCCAGCGTCGCGAGGCCCCCTGGTGGTTCGGGTCCTGCCCGGTCGGGCGGCTGAACTTGGTGGCGAGCACGACGTCGTCGCGGCGGCCCTCCAGCGCCTTGCCGACCACCTCCTCGGAGTCGCCGTAGGCGTCGGCGGTGTCGATGACGTTGATGCCGGCGTCGATCGCCTTGTGGATGATCCGCGCCGAGTCGGCGGGGTCGTTGCCCATGGACGTCGCGAACATGAGCGTGCCGAGGGCGTAGGGGCTGACCTTGATGCCGGTCCGGCCGAGGGTGCGGTGCTGCACGGGATGTCTCCTCTTCGTGCTGGTCGGCACGGCGGGGATGCCGTACCGTAAGTGGAATGTCTTTCCAGAACTATACGGAATGACTTTCCGGTTCCGCAAGACGAGGTGATGGAGTGACCCAGGACACGATGCCGGCGCCGCGCCGGCGCCGCGCGGACGCGCGGCGCAACGTCGACGCCTTGCTCGAGGCCGCGCGGGCGGTCTTCGACACCTCCGGCGTGGATGCGCCCGCGAAGGAGATCACCGACCTGGCCGGTGTCGGGGTCGGCACGCTGTACCGGCACTTCCCGCAGCGCTCGGACCTGGTGAAGGCTGTGGTGGAGAGCGGGATCGACGCCGTCGCCGATGCGGGTCCGGCGCTGGCTGCCGAGTACGAGCCGGCGGAGGCGCTCACGCGGTGGATCGACCGGTACACCGAGCTGCTCGGCACCAAACGCGGGCTCGCATCGGCACTGCACTCGGGCGACCCGGCGCTCGCAGGGCTGCCCGCCTACTTCATGCAGCGGCTCGGCCCCACGCTCTCGGCGCTGCTCGACGCCGCCGCGGCCGAGGGCGCGATCCGCGGCGACATCGGCGCCGAGGACCTCCTGCACGCCATCGCCCAGCTGTGCCAGCCCGTGCCCGGGCGGGGGCCCGAGCACAGCCGGCGGATCGTCGGCGTCCTGGTCGACGGCCTGCGCTGTGGAGGCGGGCAGGGGCCGCCGCAAGGAGACCACGGCAACGGCGGATCTTAGTGCGCAAACTCAGCTGATCCCACCCGCGAACCCGCAGGTCAACGCCCCGCCGCCCTCCGAACCGTCCGGATCGTCCCCTCCCGGCCGGCGTTCGTGCTCGACGAGCGCGGCCATCTCCTGTGCGATCCTGCGCTCCCGTTCGGTGCGCGTGCTGGTGGATCAGGGCCGCTCGCATCGACGCGTGCCCGCTCGCGCGGAAGGCCAAGGGTGTTCCTCGCGTCACACCGACTAGAACCTGACGTTGATGTCACGGATTAGCTTCGCGTCGTCCCCGGGCCGAGCGCCGGACGAGGACGGTGAGAAAGGAATCCGCAATGAGTACGGCCTTGGGGTACCGGACTTTCGGTGCAGCCGACGTCCAGGAGTTCTTCGACCGGCCCGATCCGTCGCCCGGTCCTGCCGAGGTCCTCATCCGTGTCGCGGCTGCGGGAATCAACCCGCTCGATCACCAGCTCCGGTCCGGATATATCCGCGAGTTGAACGGCCATGTGCCCTTTCCTCAGGTCTTGGGGATGGAGGCGGCTGGGACCGTCCTGGCGGTGGGTGACGAGGTGACCGGGCTGGCCGTCGGCGACCGGGTCACCGGGTTCGCTCTGACCGGAGCGGGCACGTACGTGGGGACGACTCTGCTGCTCGCCGAGTCCACGGCCCGCATCCCCGACGCGCTGCCGGAGACCTGGGCGGCGACCATCCCCGTCGCCGGCACCACCGCGCTCGACGTCCTCGACCAGCTCGCGTTGCCCGCTGGGGCGTCGCTGCTGGTCAACGGGATCGGCGGTGGCGTCGGAATCGCCGTGGCCCAGATCGCGCGGGACCGCGGCCTGGTCGTGGTCGGCACCGGCAGCGCGGCCAAGCGGGATCTTGCTACCAGGACCGGAGCGACCTTCGTCGACTACACCGCAGGCGATGTCGTGGGCCGGCTCCGGGCGCAGGCCCCGGACGGCTTCGACGCCGTGGTCGACACGGTCGGGGGTGACTCCTTGCGCGGCGTCGCCCCGCTGGCGGCGAAGCCGGACGCGCTCGTCTCCGTCGGGGAGCCGTCGGTGACCGAACTCGGCGGCGTGCCCGTCCATCGCCGCCTCGACCGGAGCGGCCTCGAGCGCGTCGCCGCGCTGATGGTCACCGGGCGGCTCGATCCGAACATCACGGCGACCTATCCGCTCGCGCGGGCGGAGGAAGCACTGGCACTCGTCGAGTCCCACCACGCGCCGGGCAAGCTCGTCCTCGACATGAGGCTCTGACCTCACGATGCGCGGTGAAGACCGCCCTCAGCAGGAACGGAACCACCCCGGCCCGCACCGATCCGGTGCCGGGTGCTCGCCTCGATCAGCGCATCGAGGACTGCAGCTGTTGGTGCCAGGTCGGTCGAGCGGCAGCCTCTCCGAGCACCTCCCCCTTCATTCGGCGGACGACGGTGCCGCCATCCGGCAGTAGCGAGCTGGAGACCGACGCGCGGACAGTGAGCGGGGTCACTCTGACGCCGAGGAGGGGCAATGGGTCAGATGTACCTGCAGAAGTTCGTCTATCGCGACGGCGCCGCCAAGGCGGAGATCGACGAGGCGTGGGCGACGGCCTTCAAGGCGTTCGCCCGGTCGGGCAACTGGGGAGGCGTCGACAAGGGCGTGTCGCATCAGCAGACCTATGGCACGGGGTGGGGAGGCTACGTCCTGCTCGACGTCGACGACCCGGACGCCTTCGGTGCCTACCAGGCGTTCCACCTCCAGAATTTCGCCCACGCCGTGCAGATCACCTGGGAACCCCTCTTCGACATGGACAGGGCGTTCGCCGACACGATCGCCAACCTGCGCTGAGCGACGTTCGGGCGGAGCCCGCACCGCGACTGCTTGGCATCAGTCGGCCTCCTCCACGAGGACCGTGCCCGCCGCGCCGTCGATCGTGATCACCTGCCCCGTGGTGATCAGCTGCGTGGCGTCCCGGACGCAGATGACGGCCGGGATGCCGTACTCCCTCGCCACCGTGGGCCCGTGGGCCATCGCCGCTCCGGTCTCGGTGACCAGCCCGCCCGCCGTCATGAACAGGGGGGTCCAGCCGGGGTCGGTGGTCGGGGCCACGAGGATCTCGCCCGGCTCGACGTGCGCGCCGGAGGGATCGAGGATCACCCGAGCCGGACCGGTCGCCGTGCCCGGCGCGGCCGCCATGCCGACCAGGGTGCCGTCGGCCGACGGCCCGGTGGGGGCGAGCGCTTCGGGGTTGGTGCCGTCGGAGAGCAGCAGCCCGGGCACGCTGCGGCGCCGCATCTCCCACTCGTACTCGGCCCGCCGGGCCGCGACCCGGTCCCGGAGCCCGTCGCCGCCTTCCACGGCCCCGAGGGCCTCCCGGAAGTCGAGGAACATGATGTCGTCGGCCCGGTCGAGCACACCGCGCTCGTGCAGTTCGGCGCCTGCCGCGAGGAGCTGCCTGCGCATCTCGGCGAACGCGTAGAGCCAAGCGAACTTCGGCAGCTCCCTCAGGCCTGCGAGCGCGCGGGAGCGGCGCAGGAGGAACCCGGCGAGCCGGGCCCGCGCCGGCCGCGTGCGGCGTGCCCTCGCCACCAGCTCGTCGATCTTCGCGACGGCCTGGGCCGCCGCCCGTGCGAAGCGCAGGTCGGGAGCCTGCTCCGGGTCGGTGACCCGAAGGTAGCCTGCGATCGCCGCGAACACCGGTGCCGGGTCCTCCGCCCACCGCGGCACGCCCACATCGATCTCGGCAGCGCCCCGGTGCCCGTAGGTGCGCAGGAACTCGCCGAGCCCGAACTCGGGCAGCTCGCCCGCGAGGTACCGGGTGGCGAGCTCGGCGGGCGGGGTGTTCAGCAGCAGGTCACGGTGCTCGCCCGCGGCCGTCGCCAGCCGCCACAGCGCGAGGTCCATCGTGGTGGTGACGTTGTTCGGCATCCCGCGCAGCGTCTCGTCGACCTCGCTCTCGGTGGCCACACCCGCGAGCAGTCCGATGGCACCCAGCCTCGCGAGCATGGAGGCGTAGAGCGGCGGCACCATCACCGCAAAGCCGGTGGTCATGAACGAGCCCTGGAGTTCGGCCGCGAAGCGCAGGCGCTCGGTGGTCGTGGTCAGGCTCTCGGGCGGGTGGACCCCGCGCTGCACGTCGGTGGCGGCGCGGAACGACCGCTTCCGGGCCCGCTTCGGGCGTGCCATCGCGCCCACGAGCCCGGCGACGAGGCCGGGCGCCACCCGTGCGGTCACCCCGATCGCCGTGCGCAGCCGGTAGGGCCTGCCCGGCAGCGGGGTGAACCGGGGATCGTCCAGCACCCGGTGCAACGCCGTGATCACCCGCGGCCCGTAGATCTTCATGGCCTCGGGCAGCCGCTTGCGCGCCGCCTTGTTCCGGACGTACGCGGTGAGGTCCAGGTACATGCGCCCGGCGACGGCGACCATGCCGGGATGGCCCTCGAACGGATCGGCCGGGACACCGATTGACCGGAGGTACATGGCCGATGCAACCTGCATCACCGACATGCCCATCGGCGTGAACGGCCGCAGCATGCCCTGCATGTGGCCGGCTTCGAAGTAGACGCGCGGTCCGGGACGGGACGACACCGGGAGCGGGAACAGCGTCGTGATCGCCCGTGACTGGAGCAGCCACAGCGTGCCGTCCCGGTCGAAGGCGAACTCGATGTCCTGTGGCGATCCGGCGCGCTGTTGCAGCCGGTCGCCTGCCTCGCGCAGTTGAGCGAGCTGCGCCGGGGTCAGGCAGCCGTCGGTGCGCTCGTCCGCCTGGCCGGTCAGCACGTAGTGATCGGCGGCGACGCTGCCGTCGACGACGACGTCCCCGAGGCCCGCGAAGGCGTCGACGACCATCTCGGTGCGGGTGCCGGTGATCGGGTTGGCGGTGAACAGCACGCCCGCGGCCGCCGGGTCGACCATTCGCTGGACGACGACTGCCATCCGCACCGGCGCGTCGCCGAACCCGCTTGATTCCCGGTAGGCGACCGCGCGCTCGCTCCCGAGCGAGTCACGGCACCGCTGCACCGCCTCGATCAGCGGGTCGGCACCGAGGACGTCCAGGATCGTCTCGTGCTGGCCCGCGAAGCTGGCGTGCGGCAGGTCCTCGGCCGTGGCGCTGGACCGGACGGCGACCGGTCCGCCCCCGAGCCGCTCGTAGGCCGCGATGATCTGCTGCCGCAGGTCGTCGGTGAGCTCGCCGGCCGTGGTGGCGATGCAGAAACCGTCGGGGACCCGCTCGCCTGCCTTGATCATCTCGGCGAGGCTCGTGGCCTTGCCGCCGACGAGCGCGATGCCGTCGGCATCCACGTCATGGAGCCAGATCAGCGGGTCGGAGGACGTGGCGGCCATGGTGCGCTCCATTCAGCCCGAACTCGACACGACGCCGACCAGGCTTCCCGGCACACCGATGGCGACTGTACTCCCGATCACGCGCAGGAAGCGGACCTTGTGGGCGGACCGCCCGCACTTTAGGGTCGCCACGCACCTGGATAGGTGAGCCTAACTTTACATGACCGGAGCGTGACGGAATGTCGATCGGCAGAAGGTGGGTTCCGGCCGTTCTCGCGGTGCTCCTGGCGAGCGGGTGCGCGGGCAGCGTGGAGCCGTCCGCCGGTGAGGGGCCGATCACGGCGGAGCGCCTGACGATCGCGGTTCCGGCGGCCATCGGCGGCCCGCTCAACGTGTTCGTCTCGTTCCAGGAGCAGATCAGCGAGCTGGTCTACGACAAGTTGCTCGCGCCGTCGCCGTATGTGGACGAGCCGCAGCCGTGGCTGGCGTCCGAGGTCCGGATGGTCGACCCGAGCACGTGGGAGGTCGCGCTCCGCGACGACGTGCGCTGGCACGACGGCGAACCGTTCACGGCCGAGGACGTCGCCTTCACCTTCCACTACGCCCACGAGGCGCCGACCGGGCGCTTCACCCACCACATCAACGAGATCCCCGACGTCTCCTCCGTGGAGGTGCTCGACCCCCACAAGGTGCGGTTCACCTGTGCGTTCGCGTGCCCCGACCTCGGCCCGGTCACCCTCGCCGACCTGCCGATCCTGCCCGAGCACGTCTGGTCGCAGGTGCCGCCGGCCGACGCGAAGAAGCACGAAGCGCTGCCGGTGGGCACCGGCCCGTATCGGCTGGTCGAGTTCGACCCGACCACGGGCTACCGATTCGAGGCCAACCCGGAGTACTTCGCCGGCGCGCCGGTCGTCCGCGAGCTGGTGATGCCGATCATCGCGGACCCGTCTGCGACCTTCACGGCGCTGCGGGCCGGTCAGATCGACGCCGCGTTCCGGCCCGTGTCGCCCGAGCTCATCGACGAGTTCTCGCGCTCGTCGGACGTCGGCGTGATCCAGACCCGGCCGCTGCGCTTCCCCGAGCTGCGCGTCAACTTCGAGCGCGCCCCGTTCGACCAGCCGCGCTTCCGGGAGGCGCTGAGCCTCGCGATCGACCGCCAGGAGCTGCTCGACACCGTCTACCTGGGGCAGGGGCGCGTCGCCGACAAGGGCTACCCGCACCCGGACTCGCCGTGGACCGACCCGACGCTCTCCACCCCGTCGGATCCGGCGCGAGCCGGCGCGCTGCTCGACGAGCTGGGCTACCGCGACGGCGACGGGGACGGCGTGCGGGAGGGCCCCGCGGGCCCGCTGCGGTACACCATCGTCACGTCGGGGGTGGAGCCCACGCAGATCCGCGCCGCCGAGATCGTGGCCGAGGAGCTCGGCGAGGTCGGCATCGCCGCCACTGCGCAGGGGCTCGACGCCGGGTCGTTCGCCGACCTGTCCACCTCGCGGGACTTCGACCTGCAGGTCACCAGCATCACCGCGCACGGGGTCGCCGACCCGACGCAGTTCATCATGTCCCACCGCTCCGGCTACCTCTGGGACGCGCCGGAGATCCCGTACGCGGAGTGGGACGCCCTGTTCGAGCAGTGGAAGGCCACCACCACGGTCGAGGACCGCCGCGAGGTCGCCTTCGAGATGCAGCGGATGTTCAACGCGCAGCCGACGTCGATCCCGCTGTACTACCCGGACGAGCACTGGGCGTTCCGCCCTGAGGCGTTCGCCGGCTGGGCCGAGTCGCCGGGCTTCGGGATCGTGCACAAGTGGTCGTTGCTGCCGCGCGACGTCGCGCTGCGGGCGAAGGCCGTCGTCGTCACCGGGTCGTGACGCTGCCGCGGGTCGTCGCCGCGAAGGCCGCCCAATACGCGCTGGTGCTGTGGGTGGCGGCGACGCTGAACTTCCTCCTGCCGCACCTCGCGCCGGGCGACCCGGTCCAGTACCTCTACGGCGGCGAGGCGCTCGGACTATCGCCGGAAGCGGCCCAGCAGGTACGGGCGGGCTACGGCCTCGACCGGCCGCTGCCCGAGCAGTACCTCGCGTTCTGGGGTGGCCTGCTCCGCGGTGACCTCGGTCGTTCGGTGCAGTTCAACCGGCCGGTGGTGGACGTGCTCGCGGAGTACCTCCCGTGGACGGTCGCGCTCGTGGGGGGCGCCACCGTGCTCGCGCTCATCGTCGGGGTCGGGCTGGGGGCGTGGGCGGCATGGAACCGGGGCCGGCGCCGGGACGCGGGCACGGTGGCCGGGGTGCTCGTCCTCGACTCCATGCCCGGGTTCTGGATCGGGATGATCCTGATCGCGGTGTTCGCGGTCGGGCTGGGCTGGTTCCCGTCCTACGGCGCGGCGGCGATCGACGCGGAGGGGGCGGCCTGGCTGGCCGACGCCGTGCAGCGCACGGTCCTGCCGGCCACCACGCTCGCGCTGGCGACGTTCGGCGGGTTCTTCCTGTTGACGAGGGCCGCGATGGTCACGGTGCTCGACGAGCCGTTCGTCCGGCTCGCGCGGGCGAAGGGGGTGCCGGAGGGGCGGATCGCGCGGCACCATGCGCTGCGCACCGCCCTGCTGCCCGTCTGGACGAACCTCTCCCTGGTGCTGGGCACGCTGCTGTCGGGCGCCGTGGTGGTGGAGACCGTCTTCGCCTATCCGGGCCTCGGTCGGCTGATCTTCGACGCGGTCAGCGCGCGCGACCACCCGTTGCTGCAGGGCGCGTTCCTGCTGGTCACGCTCGGCATCGTGGTTGCGAACGCGTTCGCCGATCTGAGCTATCCGTTGCTGGATCCCCGGGTCCGGACCGCGGGCGCGTCGTCGTGAGCCGGATCTCGCGCGGCCTGGCCGCGGCCGGGCTGGGCGTCCTCGCCGTCCTCGTCCTGGTGGCGGTGGCGGCGCCGCTGCTGGCGCCGTACGGCCCGGCCGAGCGTGCCGGTCGGCCGTTCGGGGCGCCGTCGGCCGCGCACCTGCTGGGCACCAACGACGTCGGGCACGACCTCCTCTCGGAGCTGCTCTACGGCGCCCGGGTGTCCCTGATCGTCGGGGTCACGGCCGCCGTCGCGGCGACCGTCATCGGCGCGGCCGTCGGTGTGTCGGCGGGGTATGCCCGCGGCCGGCTGGACCCCCTGCTGATGCGCCTCGTCGACGTCGTGCTGGCCCTGCCGGCGCTGCCCCTGACGATCGTGATCGGTGTGTTCGCCGGGCCCGGCCTCGGCACCC encodes:
- a CDS encoding ABC transporter substrate-binding protein — its product is MSIGRRWVPAVLAVLLASGCAGSVEPSAGEGPITAERLTIAVPAAIGGPLNVFVSFQEQISELVYDKLLAPSPYVDEPQPWLASEVRMVDPSTWEVALRDDVRWHDGEPFTAEDVAFTFHYAHEAPTGRFTHHINEIPDVSSVEVLDPHKVRFTCAFACPDLGPVTLADLPILPEHVWSQVPPADAKKHEALPVGTGPYRLVEFDPTTGYRFEANPEYFAGAPVVRELVMPIIADPSATFTALRAGQIDAAFRPVSPELIDEFSRSSDVGVIQTRPLRFPELRVNFERAPFDQPRFREALSLAIDRQELLDTVYLGQGRVADKGYPHPDSPWTDPTLSTPSDPARAGALLDELGYRDGDGDGVREGPAGPLRYTIVTSGVEPTQIRAAEIVAEELGEVGIAATAQGLDAGSFADLSTSRDFDLQVTSITAHGVADPTQFIMSHRSGYLWDAPEIPYAEWDALFEQWKATTTVEDRREVAFEMQRMFNAQPTSIPLYYPDEHWAFRPEAFAGWAESPGFGIVHKWSLLPRDVALRAKAVVVTGS
- a CDS encoding ABC transporter permease, with translation MTLPRVVAAKAAQYALVLWVAATLNFLLPHLAPGDPVQYLYGGEALGLSPEAAQQVRAGYGLDRPLPEQYLAFWGGLLRGDLGRSVQFNRPVVDVLAEYLPWTVALVGGATVLALIVGVGLGAWAAWNRGRRRDAGTVAGVLVLDSMPGFWIGMILIAVFAVGLGWFPSYGAAAIDAEGAAWLADAVQRTVLPATTLALATFGGFFLLTRAAMVTVLDEPFVRLARAKGVPEGRIARHHALRTALLPVWTNLSLVLGTLLSGAVVVETVFAYPGLGRLIFDAVSARDHPLLQGAFLLVTLGIVVANAFADLSYPLLDPRVRTAGASS